The Bacteroidota bacterium genome segment CAGGGGGCCTTCGGAGGCACCTGTGATGCCTTTTGTTTGAAGTTCGATGCCACCGGCAATCGCCTATGGGCTACCTATTATGGAGGGGACCAAGGAGACTTTAGCTATGGCATCGCCACAGACAACATAGGCAACATTGTAATTACAGGGTATACCCAGGGTGGTACTTTTCCTGCCAACAATGCCGGCGGAACTAATGTTACCTGGCAGGGAGTATATGGAGGTGGCACTGACGCTTTTATAGTGAAGTTCGATGCTGCCGGCAATCGCCTATGGGCCACCTATTATGGGGGAAATGCAGGAGACTATAGCTACAACATCGCCGTCAACAACTTAGGCGACATAGTAATTACGGGACTTACCAGTGGCGGTAGCTTTCCTGCCAACAATGCCGGTGGGAGTAATGTTACATGGCAGGGAGTATTTGGAGGAGGAATATTTGATGCTTTTGTAGTGAAGTTCGATGCTACCGGCAACCGTTTATGGGCTACCTATTATGGGGGAGATCAATGGGATCAGGGCAACGGCATCACCACAGACAAGCTGGGCAACGTGACAATTACAGGGTATACCCGGGGCGGTACTTTCCCTGCCAGCAATGCCGGTGGAGTTAATGTTACCTGGCAGGGAGTTTATGGAGGTGGCACTGATGCTTTTGTGGCGAAGTTCGATGCTGCTGGCAACCGCCTGTGGGCTACCTTTTACGGGGCAAATCAATGGGAACTGGGTTACAAGGTAGTTACAGATGTGAATAACAACATCTATCTCCTCATGGAAGCGGAAGATGTTGCTACACCCTTGCTTGCGGATGCCTGTTCCTGGCAACCTGTATTTAACGGTGGATCAGGTACAAATATTCCGGGTAATCATACCGATATTGAAGATCAAACAATAGTAAAATTTAACCCGAATGGAAAAAAATTATGTGCAACCTATTTGGGAGGTACCGGAGAAGATGATTTGGATACCGGATCGGGAGGAATAGCAGTTTACGGTACTTCACTTTATATTAGCGGCAATACAGATGGAGGGTTTCCGGTAACCGCCGGAACAGCACAAACAATTTTCGGGGGTGGCGGTTGGGACGCCTATGTAGCCACATTATGCACTAATATTTGTGAGGGTAAAACACTTGGCTTGGACTTTACTTCCAACACTACCAATGCATGCGCTAATGCTGCCGTTAAATTTACACCTTCCATAACCAACTCCTGTGATACCACCGGCTATAAATTTCACTGGATATTTACCGGCGGCAACCCTGCAGCTTCAGATTCTGCAAAGCCTACTGTTACTTTTCCCGGAGTCGGCACTCATGATGTTAAATTAATAGTAACTACAATTTGTAAAAAAGACAGTCTTACAACTCCAGCGTATATTACTGTTGTTCCTTGTGGTTGTTCACTTTCAGCAAATGCAACTATGACAACAAATGCAACCTGCAACGGAGTAATGGATGGCAGTGCAAGTGTTAATATCAGCAATGGGTCGGGTGGCCCTTACACGTATAATTGGAGCAATGAAACAAGCGGTATTACAACAGGTACAACAATTCCCGTCACAGGATTGTCGGCGGCTTCGTATACAGTAACAATAACAGAGGGCGCTTGTATATCTACTTCAACAGTTACCATAACTGCACCTACGCCTTTAATCGGACAATTCACCAAAGGCACCGCTAACTGCACAGGTTGTGGCTGCAAAGAATGGGTAATGATAAATGCCACAGGTAGCACAAATCCTTACTCTTATTCCTGGCCCGACGGCTACACCAACAGATATAAAAATCATCTTTGTTCGGGCACTTTCACAATAAACATTAAAGACAAAAATGGATGTAGTGTAACTGTTAACGTAACGACTCCCTGAAGTAACATTAACAAATAAAGAAAATGAATTTGCGAATTGGAATCTCCAGCCTTCAGTTTTAACATTTCCAAATTCATTTTTTATTTGTTCTTCGTTGATGATTTTTTTCTTTCACAACTTCTGCAAAAGACCTGTTTTGTATTTTGCTTTCCAACCAACAAGAATAGTTAAAGTAATTCACTATTTCTCTTTCAGACGGGATTCGTAGAATAATAATATCTATTTCTCTTTTGAGTATCTTAAAAGCACTAATCAGGTCCTGGTCATTTTTAATTTTTGAACTGTTCTTTTTAAAAAAATTTACAACCAATGAATCAAATTTATTTAATCTGGATTTCTTAAGCAGGAACCGATAGGTTGAAAATATTTGCGAAACCAACGCATCTTCGTCCTTCATTTCAAAAAATATAATTATTCGTAAAATCCGCGAATAACATTGGACATTTATCTGAACATCTGATGATTGTTCATTTATAACTTCAGCAATTTTTTTATTGGCCTGGCGATAATTTTGCACACCAAAATAAAGGCATGACATATAATACTTGAGCAGAACAGCATATCGTTTTGTACTCTGGGGAGTGTAATTCTTCAGCTCATCTTCTATCCTTTCGATCTGCCGAATCCCTTCATTAAATCTTCCGGTTTGATTATAATAAATCAATTCGAAACAAGCCGAAGAAAGTGAAATGATATGATTAGTAATCTTATCGCGAAACACATTTTTTAACGCTTTTAATTTTTCAATTAAAACGAATGCTTCATTAAATTCAGATAAACGCAGGTGTATTTCAGCCATGTCGCTGAACAAAGAGGTATAAATGGTCGGCAATTCAATTACAAGTGCAGAATGTTTTTCCATGATCTCAATGCACTTTCTTCCATATCTCAATGCTGAGCCATCGTCAAAACAGTTTTTATAAAAAAGAAAATGGCAAATATAAAAAAACAACTCCCCCCAAATTGTAAGTGCATTCTTTTTATTTCGGAGTAACGGTTTTTTAAAAATCTGCAACGCTCTTTTGCGCAATTTTTCTGAACTAAAGTCGCCTTCCTTTATGTGGAGCATATTTATTTTCGTAAGCAGGTAAGAGTATTCCTGGCGATTTATATGCATTTTATTAAGTTTGTGTATTTCTTTATTTACTTCGTCTACTTTTTTATCACGACCGACAATAAAAGTGGATGAGGATACAACAATAATTTCCAGTTTGGATATACTGATCGCCTCCAGAAAATAACCCCGATCATTGGCTAGTTTTTTTGCTTTCTTTATAATGATCAAACATTGATCAAACAATCCTTTACTCCGAAGTATTTCTATTTGACGGATATGCCGCTGTATCAAACTAAGCGCACTACGCTGATGATACAACTCAAGGCTCCATAAAATCGAATTATACAAATAATTTTTAAAGGGGTGCAGTTGTTTAACAAAAGGCTCATCTTTAAATTTCTGTTTTATTTCTTCTTCGTCATATTTTTCCTGTTCATCAATTGCGTCAAACAATATCATGTATCTGTTCTTTTTGCCAGTAACATGCATAGATGATACTTTTTTAAAATACCCCTTTTCATTTTTATTTAGTGACTTCACAAGGGAAAACAAGTCATTGGATACCTTCATCAATTTTTACGTTTAAATGTTCATTTTTTCGATAAATTATTACAAATTTAGTCAAATTTAATAAAATTAATATACATCAAATTTTACCGTTTAATAAAAAATGATTTGAGCCTGATCAACCATAAGACTATCTTTAAATTCAAGTAATTGATTTCCCTTATACGTGAAACGTGAACAATTAAACTCCAATAATCAACAAAAATATTAACAATGAAAAACATTTGTCAAATCTTAAAGAGGTATCAAAAAACATCAGCAAAATGAAAACAAAACTAATTACACTTGCATTTTTTTTCTTCAATATTGTTATTCATTGTAATGCTCAATCCCTTGGGCCCGAAAGCCCTGCTTCAGTAGTTTATGGATCAGCCGGCTGCCTATCCTGTCCGGGAAGCACATGGAATTCTACGTCCGATGCAAAATCGGAAGATGGAAAATTTGCCACTGTTGGACTTGCCTCACCCTATACCTGCTTTCAGAACTACTGTTACTATTCCCGATATTTAATTTCAACAGATTTTTCATTTGCGATCCCTTCCGGTGCAACTGTGCTTGGAATTAAAGCAGAAGTAAAAGGAAAAGCAGACTCTTTAAATTCAATTAACGACACCATCGTACAACTTACAAAAAATGGAGGCACTACTGGCAGCGCAAATCGTGGAACACTTAGTTTTATTGACTCCCTGAATAAATATTACTCCTATGGAGGAACGACCGATCTTTGGGGTTTTTCATGGACTCCGGCTGAAATTAACTCAGCTGCTTTCGGATTGATTCTGTCTTATAAAAATAAATCAGCTAATGGTGGAGTAGTTAATCTTGATAACATTCAGATTACCGTTACTTATTCAATTGCAAGTGGTATCGAATATCAAACATCTGCGATTTCAAACTTTGCAGCGTATCAGGAATCGTTTGAAAACCTGATTGGTCTTTCTTTTGAATTTTCAAAAAGTGCCGTTGGAGAATTATACCTTTATAATACTGCAGGCGAATGCCGGATAAATAAAAATCTTGGTTTGCTTGCTGAAGGAAAACATGCAGTGTCTATTAATATCTCAGGAATTGCCGCAGGGGTTTATTTTATCAAACTCGCTTCAGAGAAGGGTGTGCTGGTCAAAAAAATAATTATTCTTTAGTTTATGAAAAGCCATTGCTATACGCTTACTGTAATAATTTGTGTGGGGGGCAATATTTTTGCCAATAACCAGCCTGCCTTACAGATAGGCAATAGAGCAAAATATATTCTTTCCGAAAAAGAACATACACAATTTACTGTAAACATGCATGGCTCTGGCCTGTGCTTCACCCCTAACAAAGGTCAGATCGCCGATGTGAACGGAAAACAATGCCCCGATGTATTATACAAGGGAGATGGAGGGGGAGCTGATATCTATTTACGTAAAACAGGCATCAGCTATGTGTACACTAACATGGGTCTGGTGATACACGAAATAGAAGAACAAATAGAAGACCTTATAAAAGCAGGTACACTCACCCAAACCGAAGGACAAAAAAAGAAAGATGAATTACTACAAAAAGAACCTATAAAAATGCACCGTGTGGATATGGACTTTGCAAACTGCAATAAAAATATAACCACACAATATGAAGACCTAGTAGACGGTTACTCCAATTACTATTATGCGAATTGCCCGCAAGGTATAACCTATGTAAATCAATACAACAAAGTAACGTACAAAAACATGTACAAAGGAATTGACGTAGCCTATTACGGCAACAAAGAAACCGGCATAAAGTACGACATCATAGTACAACCTGGTGCTGACCCCAACCAAATAAAATTACGTTGGATGGGAACAGAAAGCCTACACCTAAATAGCGAAGGTCACCTGGTAATAAAAACCAGCATAAACGAGTTCACAGAATCTATCCCCAAAGTTTACCAAAATATAAACGGAAAAATAGTTGATATAAAAACAAGTTACTCCCTCTCCTTCGGAGAGGCCCGCAGTGAGGGTTCTAACTCTCTCTTTATTAAAGAAGGCCAAGAGGATTTTTTTGTCTCCTTCTCCTTTGGAGAAGGATGGGATGAGGCTTTTCCCCTAATCATCGATCCTTGGGCTACTTATTATGGCGGGAATACTTTTGAATATAGTAGTGATATTGCCAATGATAACATGGGTAATGTACTTATCGCAGGATATACATATTCCTCCAATTTTCCTGTTTCAAGTGGTGCTTTTCAGTTTGCTAATGCCGGAGGTATTTCAGATTGTTTTATTGTGAAGTTTACCCCGACAGGAATACGGATGTGGAGCACCTATTATGGGGGAGCAGGTTTTGATCGTGGTAAGAGCATAGCCTCTGACCTTTGGGGGAATGTTTATTTGGCCGGAGAAGCTAGTAGTACTACAGGTATCGCTTCGGGAGGATTTCAAAATGTCTGTCAAGGAGGCGGTTTTTTCGGTTTTGATGCCTTTCTTGTGAAATTTAATGGAGCAGGAGTACGTATTTGGGGTACTTATTATGGAGGATCAACATTCTCTGAATATGGGAATGGCGTAGCTGTAGATGTCGCTGGAAATAGCTATTTAGTTGGGATAACCGGTAGTTCTGTAGGAATTGCTTTTGGAGGATTTCAAAATATTTTGAATGGGAGTACCGATGCTTTTCTTGTAAAATTTAATGGGGCAGGAACGCGTATTTGGGCAACTTATTATGGAGGAAGTGGCTTTGATCGTGCAAATAACGTAACTATTGATTTTAGTGGAAATATTTACGTCATAGGAATCACTACCAGTACTACTGGAATGACCGCTGGTAATGGATTTCAAAACAGCTATGGTGGTATTCAAGATGGGTTTCTTGTCAAGTTTAACTCGGCAGGAAATCGAATTTGGGATACTTACTATGGAGGAACAGGCACTGACTCTGCTTTAAGTGTTACCACAGATTTACTCGGAAATGTATATTTAGCAGGAACGACTAACAGCCTATCAAATATAGCTTTGGGTGGATTTCAAAATATTTATGGAGGGGGCGCCCTAGATGCATTTCTTGTAAAATTTAACGGGTTGGGTAACCGCATTTGGGCCACCTACTGTGGAGGAAGTGGAGACGAATTATCAGCAGTTTATTCAGGTGGTATTGACTTGATTGCAACAGATGGAAGCAATAATATTTATTTTTATTTGGAAATAGAAGATGCTATTACAACATCTCAAAATATTGATGCCTGTAGTTATCAACCTGCCTTTAATGGAGGTTTAAGTCAAGACCCCAATGGTGGTTATCCTGAAGATCAAATAATAATAAAACTAGCTCCTACCGGAAAAAAAATATGTGGAACATATATTGGAGGTACAGGAGAGGATGATTTGGATGGAGGAGGAGGAATAGTTATTTATGGTAACTCATTATATGCTACTGGATCAACAGACGGTTTATATCCAGTAACACCTGGTGCCTTTCAAACATTTTATGCTGGTCCATCTGGTGCTGTTAATGGTGGTGTTGGTGATGCATTTCTCATACAACTCTGCACCAACATTTGTGAAGGGAAAGTGTTAGACTTATCTTTTACCGCAAATACTAACAATATTTGCCCTAATGTGCCCATTAAATTTATTCCTTCAGTAAATAATTCCTGTGACACATCCGACTATAAATTTCACTGGACATTTGCTGGCGGCAACCCTTTAAATTCAGATTCTGCAAATCCTACAGTTACATTCAATGCGGTTGGCACT includes the following:
- a CDS encoding SBBP repeat-containing protein; the encoded protein is MKSHCYTLTVIICVGGNIFANNQPALQIGNRAKYILSEKEHTQFTVNMHGSGLCFTPNKGQIADVNGKQCPDVLYKGDGGGADIYLRKTGISYVYTNMGLVIHEIEEQIEDLIKAGTLTQTEGQKKKDELLQKEPIKMHRVDMDFANCNKNITTQYEDLVDGYSNYYYANCPQGITYVNQYNKVTYKNMYKGIDVAYYGNKETGIKYDIIVQPGADPNQIKLRWMGTESLHLNSEGHLVIKTSINEFTESIPKVYQNINGKIVDIKTSYSLSFGEARSEGSNSLFIKEGQEDFFVSFSFGEGWDEAFPLIIDPWATYYGGNTFEYSSDIANDNMGNVLIAGYTYSSNFPVSSGAFQFANAGGISDCFIVKFTPTGIRMWSTYYGGAGFDRGKSIASDLWGNVYLAGEASSTTGIASGGFQNVCQGGGFFGFDAFLVKFNGAGVRIWGTYYGGSTFSEYGNGVAVDVAGNSYLVGITGSSVGIAFGGFQNILNGSTDAFLVKFNGAGTRIWATYYGGSGFDRANNVTIDFSGNIYVIGITTSTTGMTAGNGFQNSYGGIQDGFLVKFNSAGNRIWDTYYGGTGTDSALSVTTDLLGNVYLAGTTNSLSNIALGGFQNIYGGGALDAFLVKFNGLGNRIWATYCGGSGDELSAVYSGGIDLIATDGSNNIYFYLEIEDAITTSQNIDACSYQPAFNGGLSQDPNGGYPEDQIIIKLAPTGKKICGTYIGGTGEDDLDGGGGIVIYGNSLYATGSTDGLYPVTPGAFQTFYAGPSGAVNGGVGDAFLIQLCTNICEGKVLDLSFTANTNNICPNVPIKFIPSVNNSCDTSDYKFHWTFAGGNPLNSDSANPTVTFNAVGTYDVKLVVTTACKKDSITIPNYITIKNCTTCNLVGQFSKGTGNCAGCGCKEWILVNATGGTSPYAYNWSSGYTNRYENRLCPGNYTINIKDKNGCSVNVNITTP
- a CDS encoding T9SS type A sorting domain-containing protein → MKTKLITLAFFFFNIVIHCNAQSLGPESPASVVYGSAGCLSCPGSTWNSTSDAKSEDGKFATVGLASPYTCFQNYCYYSRYLISTDFSFAIPSGATVLGIKAEVKGKADSLNSINDTIVQLTKNGGTTGSANRGTLSFIDSLNKYYSYGGTTDLWGFSWTPAEINSAAFGLILSYKNKSANGGVVNLDNIQITVTYSIASGIEYQTSAISNFAAYQESFENLIGLSFEFSKSAVGELYLYNTAGECRINKNLGLLAEGKHAVSINISGIAAGVYFIKLASEKGVLVKKIIIL